In Acidobacteriota bacterium, one genomic interval encodes:
- a CDS encoding SDR family oxidoreductase: protein MAWDIVTGGAGFIGSNLVDALLARGRRVRVIDNFSTGRRENLAEAFAAAGDDRLEIVEGSVTDTALLRRCVTDVDTVYHQAALASVQRSVDDPARTNEHNIGGTLAVLLAARDGGARRVVYAASSSAYGDTPTLPKREAMPTDPLSPYALTKLAGEIYCRQFYQLYGLETVVLRYFNVFGPRQNPASQYAAVIPLFISRMLRGEPPIIYGDGRQSRDFSYIDNVVEANLLAAAAPPAACGRVFNIACGVRVDLLTIVDLLNRKLGAGLRPVHEPPRRGDVRHSEADITAAREYLNYQPRVGFEEGLARTLAWFQTQTAAASR, encoded by the coding sequence ATGGCGTGGGACATCGTTACCGGCGGCGCGGGCTTCATCGGCTCCAACCTGGTGGACGCGCTGCTGGCGCGCGGGCGGCGGGTCCGCGTCATCGACAACTTCAGCACCGGCCGCCGGGAGAACCTGGCCGAGGCGTTCGCCGCCGCCGGGGACGATCGGCTGGAGATCGTCGAGGGCTCCGTTACCGACACCGCGCTGCTGCGCCGCTGCGTCACCGACGTCGACACCGTTTACCACCAGGCCGCCCTGGCGTCCGTGCAGCGCTCGGTGGACGACCCCGCCCGGACCAACGAACACAACATCGGCGGCACCCTGGCCGTGCTGCTGGCGGCCCGCGACGGCGGGGCGCGACGCGTCGTCTACGCCGCCTCCTCGTCGGCCTACGGCGACACCCCGACGCTGCCCAAGCGCGAGGCGATGCCGACGGACCCGCTGTCGCCGTACGCCCTGACGAAATTGGCCGGCGAGATCTACTGCCGTCAGTTTTATCAGCTCTACGGGCTGGAAACGGTGGTGCTCCGCTATTTCAACGTGTTCGGACCGCGGCAGAACCCCGCCTCGCAGTACGCCGCCGTCATCCCGCTGTTCATCAGCCGGATGCTCCGCGGCGAGCCGCCGATCATCTACGGCGACGGCCGGCAATCGCGGGACTTTTCGTACATCGACAACGTGGTGGAGGCCAACCTGCTGGCGGCCGCGGCGCCGCCCGCCGCCTGTGGCCGGGTGTTCAACATCGCCTGCGGTGTCCGGGTGGACCTGCTGACCATCGTCGACCTGTTGAACCGCAAGCTGGGCGCCGGTCTTCGGCCCGTGCACGAGCCGCCCCGCCGCGGCGACGTGCGGCACTCCGAGGCCGACATCACCGCCGCCCGCGAATACCTGAATTACCAGCCCCGCGTGGGCTTTGAGGAGGGCTTGGCCCGAACGCTCGCCTGGTTCCAGACGCAGACGGCCGCCGCCTCACGTTGA
- a CDS encoding methionine adenosyltransferase: MAINGKHLFSSESVTEGHPDKIADQISDSVLDAIMAQDPYGRVACETLVTTGLTLVAGEITTDCYVHVPEIVRETIKKIGYTSAEYGFDYLTCGVITTIDKQSPDIAQGVDIGGAGDQGIMFGYACRETKELMPMPIHLAHQLTLRLTECRRNNILHFLRPDGKSQVTVEYDGNKPVRVPAVVVSTQHHPEIPIEELRAQIREHVIAPVIPADMITPATKYYINPTGRFVMGGPQADCGLTGRKIIVDTYGGVGSHGGGAFSGKDPSKVDRSASYMARYIAKNVVAAGLADTVELQLAYAIGVVEPVSIMVDTFGTAKVDEDKLKKVIQEIFPLTPRGIIDHLDLRRPIYRRTAAYGHFGRREPGFTWELTDKVDELKKAFNL; this comes from the coding sequence ATGGCCATCAACGGCAAGCACCTGTTCTCCTCGGAATCGGTTACCGAAGGGCATCCCGATAAGATCGCCGACCAGATTTCCGACAGCGTCCTCGACGCCATCATGGCCCAGGATCCCTACGGCCGTGTCGCCTGCGAAACCCTCGTCACCACCGGGCTGACCCTGGTGGCCGGCGAGATCACCACTGACTGCTACGTGCACGTGCCGGAAATCGTCCGGGAGACCATCAAGAAGATCGGCTACACCAGCGCCGAGTATGGGTTCGACTACCTGACCTGCGGCGTCATCACCACCATCGACAAGCAGTCGCCCGACATCGCTCAAGGCGTGGACATCGGCGGTGCCGGCGACCAGGGCATCATGTTCGGCTATGCCTGCCGGGAGACCAAAGAGCTGATGCCGATGCCCATCCACCTGGCCCACCAGCTCACCCTGCGCCTCACGGAGTGCCGCCGCAACAACATCCTCCACTTCCTCCGCCCCGACGGCAAGAGCCAGGTCACCGTGGAATACGACGGCAACAAGCCGGTGCGCGTACCCGCGGTGGTGGTGAGCACCCAGCACCATCCCGAGATCCCCATCGAGGAGCTGCGGGCGCAGATCCGCGAGCATGTCATCGCTCCGGTCATCCCCGCCGACATGATCACCCCTGCGACCAAATACTACATCAACCCCACCGGCCGTTTCGTGATGGGCGGCCCCCAGGCCGACTGCGGGCTCACCGGCCGCAAGATCATCGTGGACACCTACGGCGGCGTGGGCTCCCACGGCGGCGGCGCCTTCTCGGGCAAGGACCCGTCGAAGGTGGACCGCTCCGCCTCCTACATGGCGCGCTATATCGCCAAGAACGTGGTGGCGGCCGGCCTGGCCGATACGGTTGAGTTGCAGCTGGCCTACGCCATCGGCGTGGTGGAGCCCGTCAGCATCATGGTGGATACCTTCGGCACGGCCAAGGTGGACGAGGACAAGCTGAAAAAAGTCATCCAGGAAATCTTCCCCCTGACTCCGCGTGGCATCATCGACCACCTGGACCTGCGCCGCCCCATCTACCGACGCACGGCCGCCTACGGCCACTTCGGCCGGCGCGAACCCGGCTTCACCTGGGAACTCACCGACAAGGTGGACGAGCTGAAGAAGGCCTTTAACCTGTAA
- a CDS encoding DegT/DnrJ/EryC1/StrS family aminotransferase has product MPVPFLDLSRQNREIRDRALTLFSDILEKSAFIGGAYVQEFEANFARFCQVPHGVAVNSGTDALRLAIAACGLEPGDEIITVPFTFIATAEVITQNVARLVFVDIDPDTYNMDPRKLEAAITPRTRGIIPVHLYGNPAPMDAIMDIARRHNLWVVEDACQAHGATLGGRAVGGLGTMGTFSFYPTKNLGATGEGGFVTTHSEELAQKVLALRNHGQSARYAHEFEGYNARMDALKAAVLNEKLRHLPKWNRQRAHWADVYSDGLRQVGDLILPPITEGATHAWHLFSVRTQQRDALRAFLTERGIGTAVHYPIPLHVQKAYRHLGYAPEDFPVSMECSRTVLSLPLYQGITEAEVAETIAAVRAFFDRS; this is encoded by the coding sequence ATGCCTGTTCCCTTCCTGGATCTCAGCCGCCAGAACCGTGAGATCCGCGACCGTGCCCTGACCCTGTTCTCGGACATCCTCGAGAAGAGCGCGTTCATCGGCGGCGCCTACGTGCAGGAGTTCGAGGCCAATTTCGCCCGCTTCTGCCAGGTGCCGCACGGCGTCGCCGTCAACAGCGGCACCGACGCGCTGCGCCTGGCCATCGCCGCCTGTGGCCTGGAGCCGGGCGATGAAATCATCACCGTCCCGTTCACCTTCATCGCCACCGCCGAGGTGATCACCCAGAACGTCGCCCGGCTGGTGTTCGTCGACATCGATCCGGACACCTACAACATGGATCCACGGAAGCTCGAAGCCGCCATCACCCCGCGCACCCGCGGCATCATCCCGGTGCACCTTTATGGCAATCCCGCGCCCATGGATGCCATCATGGACATCGCCCGCCGCCACAACCTGTGGGTGGTCGAGGACGCCTGCCAGGCGCATGGCGCCACGCTGGGCGGCCGCGCGGTCGGCGGCCTCGGCACCATGGGCACTTTCAGCTTCTATCCCACCAAGAACCTGGGCGCCACCGGCGAGGGTGGTTTCGTGACCACCCACTCCGAGGAGCTGGCCCAGAAAGTCCTGGCCCTGCGCAATCACGGCCAGAGCGCCCGCTACGCCCACGAGTTCGAGGGCTACAACGCCCGCATGGACGCCCTGAAGGCAGCCGTGCTCAACGAGAAGCTCCGGCATCTGCCCAAGTGGAACCGCCAGCGGGCCCACTGGGCGGACGTCTACTCCGACGGCTTGCGCCAGGTCGGCGACCTTATCCTCCCGCCGATCACCGAGGGCGCGACCCACGCCTGGCACCTGTTCTCGGTGCGCACCCAGCAGCGCGACGCCCTGCGCGCCTTCCTCACCGAACGGGGCATCGGCACCGCAGTGCATTACCCCATCCCGCTTCACGTCCAGAAGGCCTACCGCCACCTGGGATACGCGCCGGAGGATTTTCCCGTCTCGATGGAGTGTTCGCGCACCGTGCTCTCGCTCCCGCTGTACCAGGGCATCACCGAGGCCGAGGTGGCCGAGACCATCGCGGCCGTGCGCGCGTTCTTCGACCGGAGCTGA